CAAGGACAATCACGAACAGCTCAAGCTGATCGAAGAAGTGAGTTTGAAAGGGCTCGGCCTGACAGTGATCCCGGAGGAGCTGAACCTCTTTACCGGCTTGAAGAGGGTAGACCTCTCCGATAACAGACTGACCGCTCTTCCTGCTTCAATGGGTGGCAGTTGGACAAATCTTGAGAAATTGTCACTGAATTACAATCCTGTCACTACTGTTAGAACAGGTTTCGGCGCGAGCTGGGTCAATCTCAAGGCTTTCTCTTTGGTCAAAGGGCATATGACCTCCCTGCCGGAGGATTTTGGAGCGACTTGGGCGAAGATCGAAGAGGTCGACTTGAACTTTGGCAAGCTGGCTTCTCTCCCGCAAAACTTCGGGATTAATTGGCAGCGTGTGGAGAAAGTGTTTATTGATTCCAATCAACTCACAGATTTGCCATCTAATTTAAGCGAAAGGTGGCTGGAATTGAAGTTTATCCGGATCAGGGCAAATCCTCTGGAAGCAGCGCGGTTGCAAGAGATTTTAAGCGGATTTGAGAATCTGCTTGGCGCCTTTTGAATTCGAGGTCGTTAACAGTTTGTTACAATAGCTCAGAGCGGGCTATCCCGATCGTGGGGCCTGCTGCATCATTGGGCCTTTCAAGCTCGGCCGGAGCCGTAGGTCCTTTAAAGAAATAATCGGGAAAAAGAAGAAGTGCGCAGTCTACAGCTTTGCGCTCCGAGTCGTCGGCTGAGGCGCCTGCTCTTAGAATATCTAGAAAGTGGGTGAATGCCAGGTCATTCTTATGCAGATTGTAATAGAGTAGTGCGTAAAGATAATTTCTTGCGGCTTGATGCAGCTCGGACAAGGGGTAGTATAAATTCCCCTGATAATCGCGCGGATTGCTGATGAATCTCTTTGCAATCTCTTCGGAGTGCCCGCTGATCTGCTCAAGCGCGTAGTACAGGTTAAAATCAGTGTGGATATGCTTCAGGTCAAATTCGGCGTGTTCTCCAAAGATCGATAGGGCGATGCTGCGGGTTTTCAGCGCAGATTGATGTTCCAGCTTCTCAATGTTCCTCACCAACTCTTCCGGATCTTGAACATGGTTGATGATCTGGATAAACTCTTCGGTTTGAGCCGCGTTGCAAAGTTCGAAGAGGACGTAAGTTACCCGATTCGCAAGCGAGCTATTGGCCAGTTGCGTGTTGAGTGCGATCACCTTGGTATTCCAGTCCCAGGTAGCGGCCCTCTCGTAGTCTTGCCCGTGAACGATTGCAATTTTACCATGCAGATCGACAACCTTGTCCAGAATGTGGATGGCATCGGGATGGCGGCAAAGGTTTTCGAGTGCAGGTTGGAGGTTAGGGGGATAGGTGGAAAAATAGAGGTTGGACGTAAGATAAGGTGCCAGGGCTTTACACATGATGAACCTATCTTACTCCTTATAATCTAAAAAAATATAATGCCCTATTCTATAATGTTTAGTGTTTGTTTTCAAGTTTATTCTTTAACGGAAAAGTTTAGTGACTGTTAACCGATTCGGATGTCGTCGATTTGGGATTATTTTGATCACTTTTCGAAATTTTTTGGAATCATTAGGCGAGAGCTGATGCGGATCTAAAAAAAATCAACAGGAGACGAATCCCTTCACAGTCTCTGATACCGACCCTATTTGAAAATTTACTCTTTCCCGGAGCCAACGCCCATGTTTTGAAATGGTTCTGGCATAATTTATCGATTCTTAACACTCAGTTTAAATGAAATATAAACTCCGCTGTTAAACTTATAGCAAATAATAATTTTAACATAGGCGGTTACAATGTCTTTTCAAGGAATCCAGGAAAATCAAGGCTCCTACTTTTCCCAAATTAATGATCCCGAGGCAAGGGCTAATATCGAAAAACTGGCAAAACAATGTTCGGCAACTCCCGATGCAGTGCTCGTCATGCTGTTTTCGCTGATGACAATCGCGAAGCAAGATAAAGCTCCAGTGACCCCCTTGGCTTCTGAGCGAGTCAAAGTAGACCTCGAGCTGGAGAGGCTCGCCGATGAACTCATGATGGAGACGGCAAGTGAACGACAGATTCCCAAGATGCGAGCGACTTCTTCGAAAGTCTCGGCTGTAGCTACCTTGGTCACTCCTCCGAGGGACATCGAACTTGAAAGGCTGGCCGATGAGCTGATGTTGGAGACAAATCGGCCCACGCTTTATGACCCGCGTCTGAACTTGAGCGATTTTACCAGGCTCGAGGAGTCGAATGCCCTCAGCGCGATCAATTTTCTTTGCCACACAAAAAGAGGAGTGTCGTCAAAGCAACTGCAGGGTATGTATCAGTTCTTTACTCAAGAGCCTAAGCGTTTTAACAAATTATTGGAATTGGGCTCGCCCAATCAGCAGTTCGACCTTTTTTTGATGGCGGCAGAAGATGACCTGCAGCAGCGCAGTCCCACGCTCAATCAATTCGTAGTATTTAAAGAAAGTTTTTTTGAGTTTGCTTTTTCGGAGCAGCGGTTTGAATGGGTACAAATCCAAAATAATGAGATTAGTTCTACATTAATAAGTGAAATGTTAGAATTTGAAGCGAAAATTAAATCTGAAACTCTGATTGAAGATCTGGAGTCTTTTAAACAGGAAAAGGGCGATCTGTACCGTAAGTGGATTGAATTGAACACAGCCGGTTCATCCAGTTTAAAGAAAAGCGAAGCCCTTGAAAGATGGCTTGCAGCCGATGCAAGGAAGACGACTTACGCAAAAAATGGATCGTTCGAGCTTTTCCACATCAATTTGATCCATAGAGATCTGACACGTGGGGAGGAGGGGATTCAAAAGCCCGGAGTGTTCAGATCGGGGACTGTAAGAATCGGTGGAGCGGGGGCGACAGCTCTTCCTCCTCCGGGATCCAAAGTTCTGAGCATGATGAATGCTTATGAAAATTGGCTGATGAAAGAGCTGGCGATGTGTTCAGAAGGCAAAAAGAGCATCATTCTCACCTCTGCGCAGGCTTATCAGCGTCTTGTTGCTCTCCACCCATTCGAAAACGGCAACGGCAGGGTATCGAGGCTTGTCATGAACCAGGTGCTCGAAAAAATGGGTATTCCCCCCTCTGTGCTGGGCAATGACGTCCTCGATGCGGTATTCACCCTGCAGCCGAAAAAGCCGCGCCATGAGGGTGAAGCTTTTGTGAGAAAAGTATTCCAGGGTGTAAAACAGAGTGCAGAGCTCATTTACGGTTCAAAAATATGAGGTAAATAACGTGAATTGTCACTTAAATCCAGACTCAAGAACGATCGCTTTTTTAAACGAGAGCAACAAGATCGAAGGAATTCACGACATCGATTATAGCGTGGTAGCCTTCCAAGACCCCCAGAAGGGGCATTTTGGAGCCTATGTAATCTCCCAGGAGGCGGCTTTGGCAGAGCAGCCTCTTAACATCAAGATGATCCGCCAGTGGCAAGCCATGATCGGGCAGGAGCAGAAAGAGTTTACGGGGGATGCCATCACTGATGAGGAGATCGGCCATATCAGAGGGCCGAACCTGCAGAAGAACGTACGCATCGGGAAGCACATTCCGCCGGAGTGGCGTTTTGTGCCTCTTTATATGCAGAATTGGCTGGAAGACGTGAACGAAGACCTTTCGAATAACTCTGAAATCTACAAGAGTGATGATGGAGCCTTCGCGGAATTTGTCGGCAAATATTTCTTGAGGTTTGAAAGAATCCATCCCTTCGGTGATGGCAATGGCAGAACAGGCCGTATCATAGCCAACTACCTGACGACCCGGTGCGCCCGTCCCCTACTCGTTTTCCCTTCGGATTATCGTCTGAAAAACAGATATTACGAAGCGCATGAGTCGGAATCTGCCATGGCAAGCTACATCAGCTCCAGGGTGGCAGAAATCCGCGCCCATGCTGAAGGTCGATAAGATTTCACGGGCGGAATCCTCCGCCCATCGCTTTATAGACATTCACAACTGAGGTGAAGACCTGCACTCTTGTCTGCACCCAGGCCAGTTCAGCCGGAAACAGCTGCTCCTGGGCCTGCAGGACGACAAAGTAGGGGGAATAGCCTTCTTGATACTGCAGCATCGCCAGATACTCATACTCCCTTGATGCTTTCACAAGTTTACCCTGCGCCTCCAGCCTCTGCATGTAATATTCATGGGAGGCAAGCGAGTCGTCTACGTCTTTAAACGCATTCTGCACTGTCTGCTGGTAGTTGAGAATCGCCGCCCTCTTCTCGGCTTTCGCCTGTGTCACCTGTCCTTCGATATTTCCGAAAGTATAGAGCGGGCCGGTGATGTTGGTCCCGTAGATCCACGTTTTGGCCGGTCCCGTGAAGAGCTGCTTCAACTCTTTGCTCGAGTATCCATAGTCACCTGTCAGGGAGATGGAGGGAAAGTAGAGCGCCTCGGCTGCGCCGACAAGCGCATTCGCCGAGATCAGCTGCATCTCGGCCTGTCGGATATCGGGCCGGGCACAGAGTAAATCGGAGGGGAGGCCGGCAGGGACGATCGGGCTTTCGATGGCGTAGATTGTTTTGCCCCTCTCGATCGGCCCCGGGTTTCTGGCAAGAAGAAGGGAGAGCACGTTTTCAGCCCTGACAATGCTCAACTCGATTTCGGGAATGGCTGCGGCAGCCTTTTCATACTGGGTGGTGGCCTGAACGACGTTGATTCTCGACACTTGGCCATACCTGAACTGTTTATCGAAGTAGTCGACCATTTCGCCATAAGATACCAGAGTCCTCTTGGATATGGCCAGCTGCTCGTCTAGTCCGAGAAGCTGCAGGTAGGTGTTGGTCACAAGGGAAACAAGCGAGAGAACGACATCTTGCCAGGCCTCCTCCGCAGCATAGTAATCGGCTTCCGATGATTGGGTGAGGCGGCTTAAGCGCCCCCAAAGGTCGAGCTCCCAGCTGACGTTGGTGAGGGCCTGGAATGAAGGCAGGGGATTGGGGGTTGTCGGCGAGAGAGGAATGCCGGTAGCATTACTGGCAAGGGTTCTTGCTCCCGCGGCCTGGTAGCCGAGCTGGGGAAAGAGCGATGACTGGGTTTGCATCAAGATGCCGAGGGCGCCTTCGATTCTTGCGGCCGCGATCTTAATATCGCGGTTGTTTGTGAGTGCCTCCCTCACATAATTGGTCAGGACAGGATCGTCAAATTGCTCCCAAAAAAGGGTGTCCATTGCCGATTCCGACCCCTTTTCATCAAAGCGGTATACCTCAGGAACTTCAACACAGGGCCTTCTGTAGTCCGGACCGACCATGCACCCGGTGAATAAGACAAGGAAACATAATAACGCTCTACTCATCTTTCTTCTCCTTGGCAGATTCCCCTCTCATGGTTTCCAATACCCAGAAAAAGAGCGGAACAAAGAGGAGGGCGAGCGTCGATGCGCCGATCATTCCTCCCATAATACCTGTGCCGATCGAGTGGCGGGCGTTGGCGCCGGCTCCTTTGGCTAAAAAGAGGGGCAGCACACCTAAAATGAACGCCAGCGAGGTCATGATAATGGGGCGAAGCCGTAGCTCTCCGGCTTCGACAGCGGCTTCTAAAGCGTCTTTTCCCTTCGTTTTCAAGTCGACGGCAAATTCGACGATGAGGATGGCGTTTTTGGCGGCAAGGCCCACTAAGACGAGCAGGCCGATCTGAAAGTAGACGTCATTTTCCAGTCCGCGGAGAACGGTGGCGATCAGGGCGCCGACGATGCCAAAGGGGACGGCTGTCATGACTGAGCAGGGCAGCGACCACGACTCATACTGAGCTGCCAAAATGAGGAAGACGATCAGGATGCCGAACACAAAGGCGGCAGTCGACGAGCTTCCCGAGGATTTTTCCTGCAGGGCCATTCCCGACCAGGCAAACCCATAGCCTTGCGGGAGGGACTCTTTGGCGACAGCTTCCATTGCGTGGATGGCATCGCCCGAGCTGTATCCGGCAGCGGCGTTGCCTGTGATTTGCGCTGCGGGAAAGCCATTGAAATGGGGAATGAGGTCGGGGCCTATGGTGTATTCTGTTGAGATCAAAGCGGCAAGCGGAACCATCGCTCCTTTGTTGGATCTGGTATAGAGCTTTCCGATGTCGCTTGGCTTTTCGCGGTATTGCGCCTCCGACTGCAAGATAACGTCCCAGGTGCGGCTGTACTGTTCATATTGGCTGACCTGGAGAGAGCCGAACTGCGCCTGAAGGGCGTTGTAGACATCTTCTACAGGAACGTTGAGCAGCACGGCCTTTGCGCGGTCGACATTGGCCTTAAGCTGAGGCGTCGAGGAGCGGAAGGTGGTGCTTAGGCCGACAAGTTCAGGCCGTTTCGATGCTTCTTGGATAAAGGCTTTGGTCACATCGAACAGTTCTTGAGGCTCTCCCGATCCCTTATCTTGGATCCAGAACTCAAAGCCGCCCGTGGTACCGATGCCCGGAATGGCCGGGGGAGAGATGGGGATGACGATGCCTGGCTCGAAATCGGCCGTCTTCGTCATGAAGGAGCGCAAAAGGGCCCTCGAGTTCTCTTCTTTTGCCGTTTCGGTGTTTTTATACCTCTCCTCAAAGTCTTTGAGGGTGATAAAAAAGGTCGTCGTATTGTTTAGGTACTGGCTGTCGATCAAGCTGTAGCCGTTGACGACCGTGCGGTTGAGAACCGATTTTTCCGTGGAGAATATCTCGTCGATTTTGCGCGCGGCACTTTCTGTTCTTGTCATGCTTGCGCCGTTCGGCATGATCAGCTGCGCCAGGACGTATCCCTGATCCTCTCCGGGGATGAAGCTGGTAGGCACCGTCTTGAAGAGGTAGTAGGTCAGCCCCAGCATGGAGAGGAAGCAGGTAAAGGCGATATACCGGTGGGCGATGATGATCCGGACGCTTCTTCCGTAAGCTTTTGTCGCTTTGTTAAATCCGTTGTTAAAGTGGAAAAAGAATCCTTTGGTGATCGGATTTGACTCGCTAAGGATGACCGCGCACATGGCCGGAGTGAGAGTCAGGGCGACAAACCCGGAGATGGTCACCGAGATGACGATAGTGATTGCAAACTGTTTGTAGAGCTGCCCGGTCGTTCCCGGCAGGAAGGCTGCCGGAATGAAAACGGCGCTTAGAACTAGAACGACGGCCACGACAGGTCCGGACACTTCCTGCATTGCTTTGATGGCAGCCTGTGTTGGAGAGAGGCCTTCATGGGTCAAATTTCTCTCGACGTTTTCCACGACGACGATCGCATCGTCGACAACCATCCCGATCGCTAAAACCATCCCGAAAAGGGTCAATAGGTTGATGGAAAAACCGAGAGCAAGCATTCCGGAGAAGGTGCCGATTAAGGCGACGAATACCGCAGCGGTACAGATGATGGTGGCTCGGAAGTTTTGTAAGAAGACATAGACGACGACAACGACTAGAAGTATGGCTTCCAAAAGGGTAATGATCACCTCTTTTATGGAGAGGCGCACGAAATCTGTTGTATCCAAAGCGACCAGATATTCGATGCCGTCAGGCAAAGTTTGTTTCATCTCATCCATCAGTTGCCTGACGGCGGTCGAAACCTGAAGGCCGTTGGCGCCGGGCTGCTGATAGATGACGATGAAGCAGGCGGGAGCGCCATTGAGGGTGTTGTCGCCGAGATACTGCTTCCTTCCCACCTCAGCTTTAGCCACATCTTTGACCCTCACGATGGCGCTACCGTCTTGGCTTGCCCTTAGGATGATGTTCTCATACTCTTGAGGTTCCACGAACGGGCGCTCCGTCAGAACGGGTAGGGTCATCTGGACATCCGGGGTGCTGGGCTTTTGTCCGAGCTGTCCGGCGCCAAATAGAGCGTTTTGAGATGATATGGAGCGTTGGATGTCGCTGGTTGTAATCTGCAGGGAGGCCATGCGATCGGGATTCATCCAGATGCGCATCGCCTGATCGGGCACGCCGAATATCTGCGCCTGGCCGGCGCCGTTGATCCTCTTGATTGCATCGAGAACGTATACGTTGGTATAAGTTGTGACGTAGTCCTGGCTGTATCTGCCGTCTTTGTTGAAAAGGGCCAGGATCATGAGGGTGCTGTTGGACTGCTTCTGCACTGAAATTCCATACTGCTTCACGGCATTGGGAAGCTCAGGAAGGGCTAAGTTGACCCGGTTTTGGACAAGAACCTGGGCAATGTCCGGATCCGTCTCGAGTGTGAAGTAGACAGTGATCGTCATCTGGCCGGTACTGGAGCTTGTCGATGTCATATAGAGCATATTGTCGACGCCGTTGATTTGCGCCTCGATCGGCGCCGTCACGGATGTGCCGACCGTCAGGGCATCGGCTCCCGGATAGGTAGTCGTCACCTGGACCTGTACGGGCGTGATGGTAGGGTATTGAGAGACGGGAAGAAAGGCCGTCGAGACAAGGCCAGCGATCACGATAATAGCGGATATTACCGTAGCGAAGATGGGTCTTAAAATGAAAAATTTCGAAAACATCGGTCCTGTTACCCTTCCTTATGGCCTTCTTTAGGCTCCTCTTTCGGGGCGTCCGATTTTCCCTGCGTTTGATCTGTCTCCGAAGTTTCCTTTTTTTCTTCCAAAGGCTTAGCTTCGACCGGTGTTCCGGGGCGCAGCGTCATCCCGCCATCGACGATCACGACGTCTCCGCTCCTTAGCCCCTCATTGATGAACCAGTCCGTCCCATGCCATGTGCCGACAACAACCGGGCGCATGTCGGCTTTGCCTTCTTTATCGACGACAAAGACGTAGTGTCCCTTGGAGGATTGCTGGACAGCTCTTTGGGGTACCAAGATGGCTTGAGGCCGGATTGCTCCTTTAAGCCTGACTCGAACATACTGGTTGGGCCTCAGGATTGCTTCAGGGTTGTCCACAGAGACGCGGATTAGAAAGGTTCCCGTCTGCTGATTGTAGTTGGGGTCGGCGAAGGTGATCTTTCCTTTGTGCGGAAAGACAGACCCATCGACCAGCAAGATCTCCACTTCGTACTCATCTACTTTGGGGGCAATTAGCAGGCCCTTGCTGATCTGCTGCCTGAACGATTGGATTTCATTTTCGGAGACGCTGAAATTCGCCCACATCGGAGAGAGGGCTGCCACGGTGGTCAGTTTGCTGTTTTCGACGTTGATGTAAGAGCCGTCCTGCTCGATGGCGGCGCTGCTGATCCCGTAGAGGGGGGAGGAGATGGTGCAATAGGATAAATTGAGAAGCGCGGTCTCAAGCTGTGCTTTGGCCTGTTCCACAGCCGCAGAAGAAGATTGGAATGTTCCCGTGGCGTCATCTAAATCTTTTTGCGAGAGAGCATTCATCTCGGTGAGAGGCTTGGTCCTGTTCAGGTTGAGTCGGGCGGTCTCCATGGAGGCTTTTTTCATGTTCAAAGCTGCTTCGGCGGCATCTACTTGTGCCTGAAATGGTTTCTTATCCATCAGGAATAAAACCTGGCCTTCCTGGACGATTTCTCCCTCTGTATAGATTCTCTTTTCTAAAAAGCCGTTGACGCGGGCGTTGATGTTCACAAGCCTTGAGCTCTGCGTGATGGCGATATATTCGAGCTCAATCGGGACATCTTTTGCTTCCACCGTAACGGTGGATACGGCGACTTTTTTTTGAGCTGCCGGAGTAGGCGCTTTTTTGCCGCAGGAGGCGCATAAAAGCATCAGGGCAAAGCTTAAGAGGCGAAGTGAAAAAGTACATGTCATGGGCTAAAAACCAAATCTTGCGCTGTGTTCGATCGTTTTGATGTAATCCTTTAAAACACAAACAACAATTTAAAAAAATAGCTTACTTAATTCATCCTTCGATGATGTGGTCGCCGACACTTAGAGCAGTGGCAAGGACGGCTAAGGAGAGCTTGAAAGGAAAGATGCTTGTACCGACGGCATAGAGGTGATCTACCTCGGGCGCTTTGCGGTTTGTGCCCGGCACGGATGATTGGGTAGGGTGCCGAACCGGCAAGTGCCGTCTTGGTGCGCCACCCTGGGCTAAGGGGATGTTGACCCGATAAATAGGAGCTTTGCTATTTTCCGGTCAGTTTTTGATGCGTTATCGAAAGTTTTGCACATGAAGTCCTTTACCGAAATTATTCCAAAATTGGGGATATGAGACAATTTTGGTATACCTACCCCGACTTCCCTCACACTTCCTCGTGGAATATCTGTGCAGTAAAGCCCTCTCGTGGAGAAATAGTTTGGCCTTGAATTGTTTAAAGCGATTTTAAATTTAGATATCTAATTGAGCGCTGACTACCACAATTGATTGACATGAAAAGGACGCAATGGCGACCTGGCAGCGAGATTTCGGAGAGAGGCGCCTAAAAGAAAGTACGCTATTTTTCATCTTCATAGCGAACATCTTCACTGCTCAACCATCGGGTTAGGGTCTTATCCTCTTCATCTCCAGGAGACCAAACAATTCCCTCGCCGGGGGCAAATTTCCTTTCCGATCCTTCCTCAGGATTTGCCTTGGACAGGGTTTCTATAACTTGTTCCGGAGAAATAGCAGGTTTTTTTTCCGGTTCCTTTTC
This genomic window from Estrella lausannensis contains:
- a CDS encoding efflux RND transporter periplasmic adaptor subunit; the encoded protein is MTCTFSLRLLSFALMLLCASCGKKAPTPAAQKKVAVSTVTVEAKDVPIELEYIAITQSSRLVNINARVNGFLEKRIYTEGEIVQEGQVLFLMDKKPFQAQVDAAEAALNMKKASMETARLNLNRTKPLTEMNALSQKDLDDATGTFQSSSAAVEQAKAQLETALLNLSYCTISSPLYGISSAAIEQDGSYINVENSKLTTVAALSPMWANFSVSENEIQSFRQQISKGLLIAPKVDEYEVEILLVDGSVFPHKGKITFADPNYNQQTGTFLIRVSVDNPEAILRPNQYVRVRLKGAIRPQAILVPQRAVQQSSKGHYVFVVDKEGKADMRPVVVGTWHGTDWFINEGLRSGDVVIVDGGMTLRPGTPVEAKPLEEKKETSETDQTQGKSDAPKEEPKEGHKEG
- a CDS encoding Fic family protein, with translation MSFQGIQENQGSYFSQINDPEARANIEKLAKQCSATPDAVLVMLFSLMTIAKQDKAPVTPLASERVKVDLELERLADELMMETASERQIPKMRATSSKVSAVATLVTPPRDIELERLADELMLETNRPTLYDPRLNLSDFTRLEESNALSAINFLCHTKRGVSSKQLQGMYQFFTQEPKRFNKLLELGSPNQQFDLFLMAAEDDLQQRSPTLNQFVVFKESFFEFAFSEQRFEWVQIQNNEISSTLISEMLEFEAKIKSETLIEDLESFKQEKGDLYRKWIELNTAGSSSLKKSEALERWLAADARKTTYAKNGSFELFHINLIHRDLTRGEEGIQKPGVFRSGTVRIGGAGATALPPPGSKVLSMMNAYENWLMKELAMCSEGKKSIILTSAQAYQRLVALHPFENGNGRVSRLVMNQVLEKMGIPPSVLGNDVLDAVFTLQPKKPRHEGEAFVRKVFQGVKQSAELIYGSKI
- a CDS encoding Fic family protein, producing the protein MNCHLNPDSRTIAFLNESNKIEGIHDIDYSVVAFQDPQKGHFGAYVISQEAALAEQPLNIKMIRQWQAMIGQEQKEFTGDAITDEEIGHIRGPNLQKNVRIGKHIPPEWRFVPLYMQNWLEDVNEDLSNNSEIYKSDDGAFAEFVGKYFLRFERIHPFGDGNGRTGRIIANYLTTRCARPLLVFPSDYRLKNRYYEAHESESAMASYISSRVAEIRAHAEGR
- a CDS encoding leucine-rich repeat domain-containing protein is translated as MAMISDIDSISGLPVELWRPILIEAKEPNASLACRLFQELYADPATLRATIEDDLKQRGIDPLLTGNAAAVEQLRRVKACLVSRLVTVASDDFLTKLKDSSPFSIFTYIRAFKEEEAIALCRLCAALLPQIKRVLTIDPQTFMDDLPKNPLDRARCIRTLLKDNHEQLKLIEEVSLKGLGLTVIPEELNLFTGLKRVDLSDNRLTALPASMGGSWTNLEKLSLNYNPVTTVRTGFGASWVNLKAFSLVKGHMTSLPEDFGATWAKIEEVDLNFGKLASLPQNFGINWQRVEKVFIDSNQLTDLPSNLSERWLELKFIRIRANPLEAARLQEILSGFENLLGAF
- a CDS encoding efflux transporter outer membrane subunit gives rise to the protein MSRALLCFLVLFTGCMVGPDYRRPCVEVPEVYRFDEKGSESAMDTLFWEQFDDPVLTNYVREALTNNRDIKIAAARIEGALGILMQTQSSLFPQLGYQAAGARTLASNATGIPLSPTTPNPLPSFQALTNVSWELDLWGRLSRLTQSSEADYYAAEEAWQDVVLSLVSLVTNTYLQLLGLDEQLAISKRTLVSYGEMVDYFDKQFRYGQVSRINVVQATTQYEKAAAAIPEIELSIVRAENVLSLLLARNPGPIERGKTIYAIESPIVPAGLPSDLLCARPDIRQAEMQLISANALVGAAEALYFPSISLTGDYGYSSKELKQLFTGPAKTWIYGTNITGPLYTFGNIEGQVTQAKAEKRAAILNYQQTVQNAFKDVDDSLASHEYYMQRLEAQGKLVKASREYEYLAMLQYQEGYSPYFVVLQAQEQLFPAELAWVQTRVQVFTSVVNVYKAMGGGFRP
- a CDS encoding efflux RND transporter permease subunit, with the protein product MFSKFFILRPIFATVISAIIVIAGLVSTAFLPVSQYPTITPVQVQVTTTYPGADALTVGTSVTAPIEAQINGVDNMLYMTSTSSSTGQMTITVYFTLETDPDIAQVLVQNRVNLALPELPNAVKQYGISVQKQSNSTLMILALFNKDGRYSQDYVTTYTNVYVLDAIKRINGAGQAQIFGVPDQAMRIWMNPDRMASLQITTSDIQRSISSQNALFGAGQLGQKPSTPDVQMTLPVLTERPFVEPQEYENIILRASQDGSAIVRVKDVAKAEVGRKQYLGDNTLNGAPACFIVIYQQPGANGLQVSTAVRQLMDEMKQTLPDGIEYLVALDTTDFVRLSIKEVIITLLEAILLVVVVVYVFLQNFRATIICTAAVFVALIGTFSGMLALGFSINLLTLFGMVLAIGMVVDDAIVVVENVERNLTHEGLSPTQAAIKAMQEVSGPVVAVVLVLSAVFIPAAFLPGTTGQLYKQFAITIVISVTISGFVALTLTPAMCAVILSESNPITKGFFFHFNNGFNKATKAYGRSVRIIIAHRYIAFTCFLSMLGLTYYLFKTVPTSFIPGEDQGYVLAQLIMPNGASMTRTESAARKIDEIFSTEKSVLNRTVVNGYSLIDSQYLNNTTTFFITLKDFEERYKNTETAKEENSRALLRSFMTKTADFEPGIVIPISPPAIPGIGTTGGFEFWIQDKGSGEPQELFDVTKAFIQEASKRPELVGLSTTFRSSTPQLKANVDRAKAVLLNVPVEDVYNALQAQFGSLQVSQYEQYSRTWDVILQSEAQYREKPSDIGKLYTRSNKGAMVPLAALISTEYTIGPDLIPHFNGFPAAQITGNAAAGYSSGDAIHAMEAVAKESLPQGYGFAWSGMALQEKSSGSSSTAAFVFGILIVFLILAAQYESWSLPCSVMTAVPFGIVGALIATVLRGLENDVYFQIGLLVLVGLAAKNAILIVEFAVDLKTKGKDALEAAVEAGELRLRPIIMTSLAFILGVLPLFLAKGAGANARHSIGTGIMGGMIGASTLALLFVPLFFWVLETMRGESAKEKKDE